A window of the Eremothecium cymbalariae DBVPG#7215 chromosome 5, complete sequence genome harbors these coding sequences:
- the BUD14 gene encoding protein phosphatase regulator BUD14 (similar to Ashbya gossypii AER220C) — protein sequence MPNFLDRAYDRYSASQGGSKLSSHHKSLLLDPSLVEDYQDIMLQLPNGGNAIRTDDELSANGSVVVMSPPETPERKRESVLLPEGTPESEGGGIGNQPVLGSPLKHTILASEVDSVEPKAAVRAALRNCNGKMGGTQPRLLESDAAGKRLMDASAEEAYPDGQGSSAVEVSRTDDGNEHDEINKSSEYDDEDDEYCYSDSDFEESLEGRLREMESVKQEGRALQEKNRPNVLSVGGGDSAARGVSNFRANSYSDAPSDEELDEISSSEELSLIKDDDEDIDDYLPLPPPQELDPGKLYALYPFQGPDPSHCQLDQDQGCVLLNDQDSYWWLVRRCVDGKIGFAPAEILETFPERLARLNCWKNENMSTQSLFQLNQKEDSPEHKNDADSSQLKSYEEGNKSVSFNDVVSYAERYYQPSKAQDQVYANKHEDDEQNISFHVDEIHHTRLNDHDMIDEDISDVLSEAPASSEAMVPLNIKKVRNNNTENNSTDDVPQVVTPPNSEPAKNKDDELKQIFKAPILPFSNSRAIEIPSSNSHNSISTIGEYSPSSSEYTNDSPQFDSKGKFIKDNQNNAIPTARAIQDISRLVSTPTDETLQNPTDDEQILVSTPQISSSSSGSTTELRTNITNTESEESFLDIPRNEHNSLSSVTSTQSIGKYGHHPVVHELYNPVFDKIEDLLEKLEKFKTSPSKLS from the coding sequence ATGCCTAACTTTCTTGATAGGGCATACGATCGGTATAGTGCGAGTCAGGGAGGAAGTAAGCTTTCTTCGCATCACAAATCGCTGTTATTGGATCCATCTTTGGTGGAAGATTATCAGGATATTATGTTGCAGTTACCAAATGGGGGGAATGCAATACGGACGGACGATGAGCTGAGTGCCAATGGGAGTGTTGTTGTGATGTCTCCGCCTGAGACGCCGGAGCGGAAACGTGAGAGTGTTTTATTGCCGGAGGGGACTCCCGAGAGCGAGGGAGGAGGGATAGGGAATCAGCCGGTTTTGGGTTCCCCGTTAAAGCACACCATACTTGCCAGTGAGGTTGATAGCGTAGAGCCTAAGGCAGCAGTGAGGGCAGCACTACGAAACTGCAATGGGAAGATGGGCGGGACACAGCCACGTCTTCTTGAAAGCGATGCAGCAGGAAAACGATTGATGGATGCAAGTGCCGAGGAGGCATATCCAGACGGACAGGGAAGTTCTGCAGTAGAGGTTAGCAGGACTGATGACGGTAATGAGCACGatgaaataaataaaagttcggaatatgatgatgaagatgatgagtACTGTTATTCGGAttctgattttgaagaaagtCTTGAGGGCAGGCTTAGAGAAATGGAGTCTGTGAAACAAGAGGGGCGTGCATTACAGGAAAAGAACAGGCCCAATGTACTGAGCGTAGGTGGTGGTGATTCCGCAGCTAGAGGTGTCTCTAATTTTAGGGCGAACTCTTATTCGGATGCACCTAGtgatgaagaacttgatgaaatatCCTCGTCAGAAGAACTTTCTCTAATtaaagatgatgacgaagataTAGATGACTATTTGCCTTTACCACCTCCACAGGAACTGGATCCTGGGAAGTTATATGCACTCTATCCGTTTCAAGGACCGGACCCCTCGCATTGCCAATTGGATCAGGATCAAGGGTGCGTCTTATTAAATGATCAGGACTCTTACTGGTGGCTGGTGAGACGTTGCGTGGATGGAAAAATTGGGTTTGCCCCTGCAGAAATATTGGAGACTTTCCCAGAACGGTTAGCCAGATTGAATTGTTggaaaaatgaaaatatgtCTACTCAATCACTTTTCCAGTTAAATCAGAAAGAGGATAGTCCCGAACACAAAAACGACGCTGATAGTTCCCAATTAAAATCTTACGAAGAAGGCAATAAATCAGTTAGCTTCAACGACGTGGTGAGTTATGCTGAGCGTTACTATCAGCCTTCAAAGGCGCAAGATCAAGTCTACGCAAATAAACACGAAGACGATGAACAAAACATAAGTTTTcatgttgatgaaattcATCACACTAGATTAAACGATCACGATATGATTGACGAAGACATCAGTGATGTTCTAAGTGAGGCCCCTGCTTCCTCTGAAGCTATGGTACCACTTAACATTAAGAAGgttagaaataataatacGGAAAATAATAGCACAGATGACGTTCCGCAGGTTGTAACCCCACCAAATTCTGAGCCCGCAAAAAATAAAGACGATGAGTTAAAACAGATATTTAAGGCACCGATATTGCCATTTTCGAATAGTCGCGCGATTGAAATACCAAGCTCTAATTCCCACAACTCCATATCTACCATTGGGGAATATTCACCTTCCTCCTCGGAATACACTAATGATTCCCCACAGTTTGACAGCAAGGGCAAGTTTATTAAGGACAATCAAAATAATGCTATCCCTACCGCAAGAGCAATTCAAGACATCTCACGACTGGTAAGCACCCCAACCGATGAGACATTACAGAATCCTACAGATGATGAACAAATTTTAGTATCAACACCCCAgatctcatcatcttcgtcCGGTTCTACTACAGAATTACGAACAAATATAACCAATACTGAATCTGAGGAATCTTTTCTAGATATTCCCAGGAATGAACACAACTCATTATCATCTGTAACAAGTACTCAATCCATCGGAAAATATGGTCATCACCCAGTTGTTCATGAACTATACAACCCAGTATTTGACAAAATTGAAGATCTATTGgaaaaattagaaaagtttaaaacttctccttcaaagtTGAGTTAA
- the KAP104 gene encoding Kap104p (similar to Ashbya gossypii AER219C), whose product MNSNWVLNESTLLQLTSVLIRSMSSLAHERCEAMETLESFKLQVEFINNLCFLLVEGMENPLLKSNFSSRDLQNVSATSGMLLKNTIIQQTSGKFGYELAYFKANIFRGLCSTSSLISNISGIAVASMFSYYSRQHRDDVVGLETLSKLLEMTFQGNLASIKAMSKIMEDNAQFFQLTWAGTDNLLEFLVDCFMQIITESGDPEIRAEAIKCINSVIPLNAQCFLVKIYSFLDCLFQLATTNSNDLVRKQVCIAFSNILECRPDTLVPHMQGILQFALHLIDTCNEEDVALDACEFLFSFSTNSNIPEHMLKPYISAIIPVLLRKMVYNEDSIATFELNNGDDADFEDKDEDIKPVSAKIRKGSDNEEDEEGEDYGDDSFMDNSGTGSDWNLRKCSAATLDSLANLFPHEVVVVAFPLLRESLTSEHWFIREACILALGAIVEGGIQYFDNHLPALIPFLVEQLRDEWAAVRKITCWTLSRFSTWILNDHTEFLVPVLEPILNTLLDRKKEVQQSAITAVAVFIENSDSELIEAILYTELLNTFSRCFQHYKKKNLIVLYDAIGRLSEKVELEDSAIQLLLPPLISKWTSLSDNDKELWPLLECLSYVSASLGERFMPMAPDVYNRAFRILVHCVDMETKSHSDPTIQVPEKDFTITSLDLIDGLVQGLGQKSQEILFPNNDVTILQLMLQCLNDPNHDVRQSTFALLGDITMCYDTKLLQSAIADLLKSIISELSYSDDSDAVSSVNNAVWSLGLIAERLDIGEYIFDISRAVLDLFTTNTTIVHRSIMENLVVTIGRLAHYHPEQFVSGLFASPAIITRCCQIAKDLDDPDEKSSSYYGLIKICNIMDSNKYLPIKAIKYFVQGLAVNLPREHISHWQEDLNALFLRHQTQISQLAHRFTNDEAAIISFVMN is encoded by the coding sequence ATGAACAGCAATTGGGTACTGAATGAATCCACGTTACTCCAACTGACATCCGTTTTAATTCGTTCCATGTCTTCGTTGGCACACGAGAGATGTGAAGCAATGGAAACCTTAGAGTCTTTTAAGTTACAGGTAGAATTCATTAACAACTTATGTTTTCTGCTTGTTGAAGGTATGGAAAATCctcttttgaaatcaaacTTTAGTTCCAGAGACCTTCAGAATGTTAGTGCTACGTCAGGAATgctgttgaaaaatactATTATACAACAAACTTCTGGTAAATTTGGCTATGAATTGGCGTACTTCAAAGCCAATATTTTTAGAGGTCTGTGTTCTACATCTTCGTTAATTTCTAATATCAGCGGGATTGCCGTTGCATCCATGTTTAGTTACTACAGTAGACAGCACAGAGATGATGTAGTGGGACTAGAGACACTTTCCAAACTTTTGGAAATGACATTTCAGGGTAATTTGGCATCCATCAAGGCAATGTCTAAAATTATGGAAGACAATGCTCAATTTTTTCAGTTAACTTGGGCCGGAACTGACAatttgttggaatttttAGTGGATTGTTTTATGCAAATCATTACGGAATCCGGTGATCCTGAGATTAGGGCAGAAGCAATTAAATGTATTAACAGTGTGATACCACTGAATGCCCAGTGCTTTCTTGtaaagatatattcattCTTAGACTGTTTGTTTCAACTAGCGACAACAAATTCGAATGATTTGGTTAGAAAGCAGGTTTGTATTGCATTCAGCAACATATTGGAATGCAGGCCTGATACGCTGGTTCCTCATATGCAAGgaattttacaatttgcATTACACCTCATTGATACCTgtaatgaagaagacgTTGCATTGGATGCATGcgaatttttgttttcattcTCAACAAATTCTAATATTCCTGAACATATGCTTAAACCATATATTTCTGCTATCATCCCAGTATTGTTAAGAAAAATGGTCTATAATGAGGATTCAATTGCTACTTTCGAATTAAATAACGGAGATGATGCTGATTTTGAGgataaagatgaagatatcaAACCCGTTTCTGCGAAAATAAGAAAGGGTAGTGATAACgaggaggatgaagaggGTGAAGATTACGGTGATGATAGTTTTATGGATAATAGTGGCACTGGTAGCGATTGGAATCTCAGGAAATGTTCTGCAGCTACTTTAGACTCTCTGGCTAATCTTTTCCCTCATGAAGTTGTTGTAGTTGCTTTCCCATTGCTGAGAGAATCTTTGACATCAGAGCATTGGTTCATCCGGGAAGCTTGTATCTTGGCTCTCGGTGCCATAGTAGAAGGTGGgattcaatattttgataaCCATTTACCTGCATTAATTCCCTTTTTGGTCGAACAATTGAGGGATGAATGGGCTGCAGTGAGGAAGATAACTTGTTGGACATTGAGTAGGTTTTCGACTTGGATACTGAATGATCATACTGAGTTCCTAGTTCCTGTCTTAGAGCCAATCCTTAACACACTGCTGGATCGCAAGAAAGAAGTTCAACAATCAGCAATTACAGCAGTTGCAGTATTTATCGAAAACTCCGATTCTGAATTAATTGAAGCTATATTATACACAGAGCTATTAAATACCTTTAGTCGCTGCTTCCAACActataaaaagaagaatctAATTGTACTATATGATGCAATAGGCAGGTTATCTGAAAAAGTCGAACTTGAAGACTCAGCAATCCAATTACTTTTGCCACCTCTGATATCTAAATGGACATCATTGAGCGATAACGACAAAGAATTATGGCCATTATTAGAATGTTTGTCTTATGTTTCTGCGTCATTAGGTGAAAGGTTCATGCCCATGGCCCCAGACGTTTACAATAGAGCATTTAGAATATTGGTACATTGTGTTGATATGGAAACAAAATCACATAGCGATCCAACAATCCAGGTTCCCGAAAAGGATTTCACTATAACGTCTTTAGATTTAATTGATGGGTTAGTGCAGGGCCTGGGACAAAAATCTCAAGAAATATTGTTCCCCAATAACGATGTTACGATATTGCAACTCATGTTGCAATGTCTTAACGATCCAAATCATGATGTCAGACAGAGTACATTTGCACTACTTGGTGATATTACTATGTGCTACGACACCAAACTATTACAATCGGCGATTGCCGACTTACTCAAATCCATAATTAGCGAATTATCGTACAGCGATGACTCAGATGCTGTATCTAGTGTTAACAATGCTGTGTGGTCCCTTGGCTTAATTGCTGAACGTCTAGACATAGGCGAATACATTTTCGACATATCAAGAGCTGTTCTCGATCTCTTCACTACAAACACCACCATCGTTCACCGCTCTATTATGGAAAACTTGGTTGTCACCATTGGACGTCTCGCACACTATCATCCAGAACAATTCGTCTCTGGATTATTTGCTTCGCCGGCCATCATTACCAGATGCTGTCAGATAGCAAAAGATTTAGACGATCCAGATGAaaaatcatcttcatacTACGGCCTAATAAAAATTTGCAACATCATGGATTCTAATAAATACCTCCCCATTAAAGCAATTAAGTATTTTGTTCAAGGGTTGGCTGTAAACTTGCCTCGAGAACATATTTCACACTGGCAGGAAGATTTAAATGCCTTATTCCTCAGACATCAAACGCAAATTAGTCAGTTAGCTCATCGCTTTACGAATGATGAGGCTGCTATAATATCCTTTGTAATGAACTAG
- the DAL1 gene encoding allantoinase (similar to Ashbya gossypii AER218C), translating to MISMIGSSRVVLDGQVKPATIVYSNKSGKILQVIHELVDDISDVRVKDYGVEVYHDVTPNIIMPGLVDSHVHLNEPGRTEWEGFTTGTKAAASGGVTTVVDMPLNSIPPTTTVKNFEAKLEAANGQCWCDVAFWGGLVPSNLSDLVPLTKFGVRGFKGFLMDSGVKEFPAIDATYINAAIEALKGKNSLLLFHAETDLCSSKQAEDLPTDYSTYLKTRPDRFETDAISVIISCLDETSKKFGDAVPKVHIVHLSSEKALSLISQAKDRGLPITAETCFHYLTIAAEDIPSKATTYKCAPPIRDEDNRKALWDGLRKNILTTVVSDHSPCTPQLKDLSKGNFLTAWGGISSVGFGLPLLFTYGAKLEEIVRWCAENTAKQVALDHQKGFIRMGYDADFLVFDDTATQKISNANVFFKNKLTAYDGLELTGRVVKTFLRGNLIYHYRDGHSKDALGQLILEPRT from the coding sequence ATGATATCTATGATTGGATCATCAAGGGTTGTTCTTGATGGACAGGTGAAACCTGCCACCATTGTATATTCCAACAAGTCCGGTAAAATCTTACAAGTTATACATGAACTTGTAGATGATATTTCAGATGTGCGAGTAAAAGATTATGGTGTTGAAGTCTACCACGATGTAACCCctaatattattatgcCAGGATTAGTTGATTCTCATGTCCATCTTAATGAGCCAGGTAGGACTGAGTGGGAAGGGTTTACAACTGGAACTAAGGCAGCAGCAAGTGGGGGTGTTACTACAGTTGTCGACATGCCGTTGAATTCAATTCCTCCTACTACGAcagtgaaaaattttgaagcaaaACTTGAGGCGGCGAATGGACAATGCTGGTGTGATGTTGCATTCTGGGGAGGATTGGTGCCTAGTAATTTGTCTGACTTGGTACCTCTAACGAAATTTGGTGTAAGGGGTTTCAAGGGCTTTTTAATGGACTCAGGAGTTAAAGAATTTCCTGCTATCGATGCCACGTACATTAATGCTGCTATAGAAGCATTGAAGGGGAAGAATTCACTGCTATTGTTCCATGCAGAGACGGATTTGTGTTCTTCTAAGCAGGCTGAAGACCTACCAACAGATTATAGtacatatttgaaaaccaGACCGGATCGGTTTGAAACTGATGCTATATCTGTGATTATTTCATGTTTAGATGAAACATCAAAGAAATTTGGAGATGCAGTTCCAAAAGTTCATATCGTCCATTTGTCATCAGAAAAAGCGTTATCCTTGATTTCACAAGCCAAAGATAGAGGGTTGCCTATTACTGCAGAAACTTGTTTCCATTATCTCACTATTGCTGCAGAGGACATCCCCTCTAAAGCTACCACGTATAAATGTGCGCCACCAATTCGTGATGAGGATAATCGAAAAGCATTGTGGGATGGGTTACGCAAAAATATTCTCACTACGGTCGTGAGTGATCACTCTCCGTGTACCCCCCAATTGAAAGACTTGTCCAAAGGTAACTTTTTGACCGCATGGGGAGGTATTTCCTCTGTAGGATTTGGCCTCCCATTACTATTTACTTATGGTGCCAAGTTGGAAGAAATTGTCCGTTGGTGCGCTGAAAATACTGCCAAACAAGTTGCCCTGGATCACCAAAAGGGGTTCATACGAATGGGGTACGATGCTGACTTCCTAGTATTCGATGATACGGCTACCCAAAAAATCTCTAATGCCAATGTGTTCTTCAAGAATAAATTGACGGCATATGACGGATTGGAGCTAACCGGCCGTGTGGTTAAAACCTTCTTAAGAGGCAATCTAATTTATCATTACAGGGATGGCCATTCCAAGGATGCTCTTGGTCAGCTAATCTTGGAGCCAAGGACTTGA
- the ERP3 gene encoding Erp3p (similar to Ashbya gossypii AER217W), whose translation MKMMSIGHYILGGLAVWLPFCCEASPVTFELWADKEECFYVIIPESTCTISYYFAVQHDDKNSFEVNYKVLGPNDRKTALVERTRIKQGEWEYKAKDSGEYAFCFTGSSKSNKIIDIEIDYSCETHVGSIPDKNSRPLRKGSEDTDTLFLHEKLKDSLDKIERQLSTLQQNMKYYKVRNSRSHHTVESTAKSADIFSLYCIGITLLMGVSQLFIVRLLFKNTRILPA comes from the coding sequence atgaagatgatgtCAATTGGGCATTATATACTGGGCGGTTTAGCTGTATGGCTACCATTTTGTTGTGAGGCATCCCCTGTGACATTTGAATTATGGGCGGACAAGGAAGAGTGCTTTTATGTAATAATACCAGAAAGTACATGTACAATATCATATTACTTTGCGGTACAGCATGACGATAAGAATAGTTTTGAGGTGAATTACAAGGTCCTTGGGCCCAATGATCGTAAGACAGCGTTGGTGGAGAGGACTAGAATTAAACAAGGAGAATGGGAATATAAAGCAAAAGATAGCGGTGAATATGCATTCTGTTTTACTGGATCTAGTAAAAGCAACAAGATTATTGATATAGAGATTGACTATTCATGTGAGACTCATGTTGGGAGTATTCCTGACAAAAATTCTAGACCTTTGAGGAAGGGTTCGGAGGACACAGACACGCTCTTCTTACATGAGAAATTAAAGGATTCGCTTGACAAAATAGAACGTCAGTTGAGTACgcttcaacaaaatatgAAATACTATAAGGTAAGAAATAGTCGAAGCCATCATACAGTGGAGTCGACTGCAAAAAGTGCTGAcattttttcattatacTGCATAGGTATTACTCTGTTAATGGGAGTTTCCCAGCTATTCATCGTACGATtactatttaaaaatactaGAATATTGCCCGCCTAA
- the CDC7 gene encoding serine/threonine protein kinase CDC7 (similar to Ashbya gossypii AER216C): MFGEVPIEVIQEIEELCNAVPQLTEDYQIIDKIGEGTFSSVYKAKDIKGRITSRYKDYFWKVSLKDEEDAGPYVALKRIYVTSSPQRIYNELNLLYILSGNHTVAPICDAIRSNDQIIAVLPWYPHEEFRTFYRDLPIKGIKKCIFELLQALKFVHEKGIMHRDVKPTNFLYNPSLGKGVLVDFGLAELEPERIHESDELQHSKDLRSWESYCPCGTKSDVPQSANLITIQNGKVIYNGKNQSAVTGTGAKNILDLTKGYPKNETRRSKRANRAGTRGFRAPEVLMKCSQQTTKIDIWSVGVILLSFLARRFPMFQSLDDTDSLLEMCCIFGTKAMKKTAQLHGLGLEIEGLEEITEDGIPNGLKGYVKQLLGSECEIATFPHYSVAFETLDFLNKMDRQITPSLSSGSTISGACSSEEDNGGDGEVVDLEKERLLRVYCERVWDDHFWCFDVLEKCFEMDPKKRSSAEELLQHLLFSELTEKYEYNENHDEVLNLGSQESV; the protein is encoded by the coding sequence ATGTTTGGGGAAGTGCCAATTGAAGTCATCCAGGAGATAGAGGAATTGTGCAATGCAGTTCCGCAACTTACAGAAGACTATCAAATAATAGATAAAATTGGTGAAGGGACTTTCTCATCAGTATACAAGGCTAAGGATATTAAAGGCCGAATAACGAGTCGCTATAAAgattatttttggaaagtttctttgaaggatgaagaagatgctGGGCCTTATGTTGCGTTGAAGAGGATATATGTCACATCATCACCACAGCGCATTTATAATGAACTAAACCTATTGTACATCTTGAGTGGGAACCATACAGTTGCGCCAATTTGTGATGCTATCAGGTCCAACGATCAGATCATAGCGGTTCTACCTTGGTATCCTCATGAAGAGTTTAGGACTTTCTATCGAGATTTGCCGATAAAAGGAATTAAAAAGTGCATTTTCGAATTATTGCAGGCTCTGAAGTTTGTTCATGAAAAGGGTATTATGCATAGAGATGTCAAACCCAcaaattttttatataatcCCAGTTTAGGGAAGGGTGTGcttgttgattttggtttaGCGGAATTAGAACCTGAAAGGATCCATGAATCGGATGAATTGCAGCATAGTAAAGACTTACGATCTTGGGAATCTTATTGTCCTTGTGGTACTAAGAGTGATGTGCCTCAAAGCGCAAATCTCATAACGATACAGAACGGTAAGGTCATTTACAATGGGAAGAATCAGAGTGCTGTAACCGGTACAGGtgccaaaaatattttggatctGACGAAGGGCTACCCTAAAAATGAGACTCGTAGAAGCAAACGAGCAAATAGAGCTGGAACTAGAGGTTTCCGTGCACCTGAAGTTTTAATGAAATGTTCTCAGCAGACTACAAAGATTGATATATGGTCGGTGGGTGTTATACTGCTTTCATTCCTAGCCAGACGGTTCCCGATGTTCCAAAGTTTAGATGATACGGATTCTTTGCTTGAGATGTGTTGTATATTTGGTACCAAAGCTATGAAGAAAACAGCACAATTGCATGGCTTGGGTTTGGAAATCGAGGGCCTAGAAGAGATAACTGAAGATGGTATCCCAAATGGATTAAAGGGTTATGTAAAACAACTCTTAGGATCAGAATGCGAAATAGCGACATTCCCCCACTACAGCGTCGCATTTGAAACTCTCGACTTCTTAAATAAGATGGACCGACAGATCACCCCTAGTTTAAGTAGCGGCAGTACAATCAGCGGTGCATGTTCTAGTGAAGAAGACAATGGAGGAGATGGCGAAGTTGTCGATCTAGAAAAGGAGCGTTTGCTACGTGTTTATTGTGAAAGAGTCTGGGACGACCACTTTTGGTGCTTTGATGTACTCGAGAAATGTTTTGAAATGGATCCCAAGAAGCGAAGTAGCGCTGAAGAGCTACTACAACATCTCCTCTTCAGTGAACTAACAGAAAAGtatgaatataatgaaaacCACGATGAAGTTCTTAATCTAGGATCACAAGAATCGGTCTAG
- the TSC13 gene encoding trans-2-enoyl-CoA reductase (NADPH) TSC13 (similar to Ashbya gossypii AER215W) — translation MGVVVKSRSKSLKDVSLTSVNNLEGILSQISKFNGNINTNRLKLSYKKEDKYIGISSSEFFKEHKDEVLYVKDLGPQISWRLVFLAEYLGPILVHTVMYRLSLSRQNVLKYSHSAGYNPQLNRVAYYLILVHYLKREFETLFVHSFSQSTMPLFNIFKNSFHYWVLNGLISLGYFGYGFLIPDVVLFPVYSKLRLNYLNKLIGLFVISELWNFYSHIQLRRWGDSQKRKGVTKRVPMDESLFRFLVAPNYTFEVFAWIWFTLLFKMNAFSLLFLAVSTVQMYLWAMKKNQKYGTKRAFLIPFVF, via the coding sequence ATGGGTGTTGTCGTTAAGTCTCGTTCAAAAAGCTTAAAAGATGTCAGTTTGACATCAGTGAATAATTTAGAGGGGATATTATCGcaaatttccaagtttAATGGGAATATAAACACGAATAGGTTGAAATTGAGTTATAAGAAGGAGGATAAGTACATTGGTATTAGTTCTTCAGAATTTTTCAAGGAGCATAAGGATGAAGTTTTGTATGTGAAGGATCTTGGGCCTCAAATTTCGTGGAGATTGGTATTTTTGGCAGAATACCTTGGTCCTATATTGGTTCATACTGTTATGTACAGGCTTTCTCTAAGCCGCCAGAATGTTTTAAAGTATAGCCATTCAGCTGGATATAACCCTCAACTCAATCGTGTTGCTTATTATCTGATTTTGGTTCATTATTTAAAGCGTGAATTTGAGACCCTTTTTGTTCATTCGTTTTCTCAATCGACGATGCctttatttaatatattcaaaaactcttTCCATTACTGGGTTTTGAATGGATTAATCTCTTTGGGGTATTTTGGATATGGATTTCTAATCCCCGACGTGGTGTTGTTCCCTGTGTATTCAAAGTTGAGGTTGAACTACTTGAACAAGTTGATAGGATTATTCGTCATTTCAGAGCTTTGGAACTTCTATAGTCATATCCAATTGCGTAGATGGGGGGATTCGCAGAAGCGTAAAGGTGTTACTAAACGAGTACCAATGGACGAGAGTCTTTTCAGGTTTTTGGTAGCTCCAAATTATACTTTTGAGGTTTTTGCGTGGATTTGGTTTactcttcttttcaaaatgaatGCTTTTAGCTTATTGTTTTTAGCAGTATCTACTGTTCAGATGTATTTGTGGGCTATGAAGAAAAACCAAAAGTATGGCACTAAAAGGGCCTTTTTGATACCTTTCGTTTTCTAG
- the NOP1 gene encoding rRNA methyltransferase NOP1 (similar to Ashbya gossypii AER214C) codes for MAFQAGSRGGRGGSRGGFRGSSRGAPRGGGRGGARGGSRGGFRGSSRGGPRGGSRGAPRGGSRGGSRGGRGGARGGAKVVIEPHKHAGVFIARGKEDLLVTKNIAPGESVYGEKRISVEEPSSEDGVPPTKVEYRVWNPFRSKLAAGIMGGLDELFITPGKKVLYLGAASGTSVSHVADVVGPEGLVYAVEFSHRPGRELISMAKKRPNVIPIIEDARHPQKYRMLIGMVDAVFADVAQPDQARIIALNSHMFLKDQGGVVISIKANCIDSTVDAETVFAREVQKLRDEKIKPLEQLTLEPYERDHCIVIGRYMRSGL; via the coding sequence ATGGCTTTCCAAGCAGGTTCTAGAGGTGGTAGAGGCGGTTCCAGAGGCGGTTTCCGTGGTAGCTCCAGAGGTGCTCCTAGAGGCGGTGGTCGTGGTGGTGCCAGAGGTGGCTCCAGAGGCGGTTTTCGCGGTAGCTCGAGAGGAGGTCCAAGAGGTGGGTCTAGAGGCGCTCCCAGAGGTGGTTCCAGAGGTGGTTCCAGAGGTGGTAGGGGAGGTGCTAGGGGAGGTGCCAAAGTTGTCATTGAACCACACAAACATGCAGGTGTTTTCATTGCTAGAGGTAAGGAAGATTTATTGGTAACCAAGAATATTGCACCAGGTGAATCGGTTTATGGAGAAAAGAGAATTTCAGTCGAGGAGCCATCATCTGAAGACGGCGTGCCTCCAACTAAGGTTGAATACCGTGTTTGGAATCCATTCAGATCCAAGTTAGCTGCTGGTATTATGGGTGGTTTGGATGAACTATTTATCACTCCAGGTAAGAAAGTGCTGTATTTAGGTGCTGCTTCTGGTACTTCTGTTTCTCATGTTGCTGATGTCGTTGGGCCTGAAGGCTTGGTGTACGCAGTTGAGTTTTCCCACAGACCAGGTAGAGAATTGATCTCTATGGCCAAAAAGAGACCTAACGTTATTCCTATCATTGAAGATGCCAGACACCCACAGAAATACAGAATGTTGATCGGTATGGTTGACGCTGTGTTTGCCGATGTTGCCCAACCCGATCAAGCTCGTATCATTGCCTTGAACTCACACATGTTCTTGAAAGACCAAGGTGGTGTTGTCATCTCCATCAAGGCCAACTGTATTGACTCCACGGTGGACGCAGAAACCGTTTTTGCCAGGGAAGTACAAAAGTTGAGAGACGAGAAAATCAAGCCATTGGAGCAATTGACTTTAGAACCTTACGAAAGAGACCATTGTATTGTCATTGGTAGATATATGAGAAGTGGATTGTAA